CGGGGAAATGGCTGATGTTTGTTCTCCTCTTGTCTAATAGAGTGAAGAGAAAAGGAAGTTCCTGGCAGTGGTACAGAACCTGTACAGAATAAAATTCTTCCCAAGAATATTGACCCTAGCTGGAGGAGGCAGCGCCTTTCCTGTTGTGTTGCTCTAACCTTCAAAGGAAGAGGAGGTTGGGGGGAGCACATAAAGGAGACAATCCAGCTTCAGATTTGCCATCTCCTCTTGCATGGGAGGaagctctcctcctccttcccatggATTCTGTCCCATGGGCAGCCTTAATTTTTTTTGATGGCTTCCCCCTTGAAGAGGCACAGCTGCTGCTTGCACCCTTCCACTGCGTATCAGTCCCTCTCTCCACCCCTGGCTGCTCAGCCATTCCCAATGAAGGGCTTTGTCATGGCTCTGCCAAGGATAAGTGATGTATGACCCATATGTACTTCCCATTCATAGGGTTGCTGGGggcacttccctctcctgcccctcgGGAAATCAGCATTAAGGTGATCCTTCCTCCAGCTCTATTAGACATGGAAGGAGAAGGGCTGGGGGCCCAGGTGCCATCTAGTCACTTCAGGTTTTTGCATCTTCCAGTTGCTTAGAGAGGAGCATGATCTCTATGCAATGTGATAACAATGTAGAGTTCCACTAGCCAGTGTCAGACTGGTTGACTTAATCTTAATGTCAGACTGGTTGTCTCAGAGGACAAGCTTATGGTTCCTGGGACAGCATGACATCCCCAGCCCCCAGTGTCATCGTCTGGCTGTACTGTACGCAAGCCAGGCCCTGCAGAATGGCACAGCTACACATCCCAGCTTGGAAGCTAGCCTCACATGCTCCAGCAAACATTACAAATACACTGCTGGAGCACAAGTCAACATCCCCTCCCACGAAGCTCTGGCTGGTCAATTTTCTGTGAGCTGGGGGCTGATTGTTCTCTCTTCTCTTACTCACCTCTTTCTTCGTGGAGACCAAGCAGCTGTTCTTATCAcaatgcaaacacacacagaggtcCCCAGTTAAATAACCTGCCGATCAATGGACAAAGGGTGTGATTGGCAGTGAAGGAATTAGAGGAAAAGGAGCAAAGGCTCACCCAAaaccaggagcggcaccagggtttttggcggcctaggcgggggtccttctggtggcaattctgtggcggggtgggggggtccttccgcgctcccggtcctcggggcactttggtggcgggtcctggagcgagtgaaggacccgccgcagaattgccgctgaagacccggagcgtgggaggaccccccgccgccgaattgccgccgagggccgcaaaatgccgctcccacaaatcctagcgccctaggcgacctaaatggaagcaccggccctgcccaaaACCACTGAGAAACTATTATTTTTCCTTGAGAAGAATGGTTTAGTAGTTCCGTATGTACAGTCTACCTATGTCACTGCTGTTTATTATCTTCACAGGAGGCTTCTTAGGTCAAGAACGGGATTGTCCAGGGTCCTGATTCCCCCCTGCCTTTCACCTGGAATACGTCACTTAACTGCTTCCAAATCAGAATGCTAgttacacccattttgcacagctgtaagGGTCTATCCCATGCACAAGGCAGGAGCGAATCCGACCCTCTCTTGTGTACAGAAGATTAAATATTAAAATCCCAACCACTGGCTAGCCCTGGATTAAAGCAAAGACACATCCCAGGTACATGTTTGCTTCCACCATTTTCCAAAACCAGCTTGGTCAGGAGAgtgaagaacaaaaataaagatttcaCATTTGGCAGGAAGGGAGAAGTTCTGTTTCTAAGTGTCGCAGGGCAGCTGTCGCAGGACATAGCTCTATCGAAGATAGTAGAATGGAAATGCCACAGACATACACAGAGCTAGCCTGGACTGTGGCCAGTCATCCATTACGGGAGCCCAGGACACAGTGAACTCTCACAGCTGATTGGACTAACATGGGGCTTAAAAGCAAAGTTTTGTTGTGGCCGAGCACAGAATTTCAGTGTTAGTTCCAGGCTGGTAGAGCTGGGGAAAAGCCAGTGACCACCCACTTTCCTGCATCTCTGTGAAAGCTACGCATAGCAACTTCTTGCACAGCTGGCTCAGGTGCACACAGCAGGGCAAGGCAAGTGAGGCGAGAGAACAGAGGCCAGGGGGTCTCCCCAAGAGCTGGAAAAGATGAGGGCTGAGGGGCGTGCCCATCCCAGGGGATCCTTTCTCCATTCTGCAGGGAGCCTGCAAGCtgctgggcagaggcagctggatttGCTCTGCTCTTTGTGCCAAATTGGTTGTTTCTATAAAATTAAACAAGCCAAGATTAGAGGAAAAACGAGTCCATGTCAGCTGGGCCAGCACCtgggctggctccagccctgggtgTTTCACTAAGCCCAGCCTGGGGTGGAGGAGTGGGATCCTCTCTGCACCAGCCACTCACAGGTGCCCTTTAATCAACTCTTTGCAGTTATTCAAATGcatcagggcagagcagggagggagaccctgctgggctgtgggagaaGCAGCTGGGTCCCAGAAAGGGGGCAAATCCACTCTGCCCTTTGGTCTCAAACTTCTCAAGGACGGAGGCATGGCTCCCAGAGTGCACCCCCTCGGCTAAGTCATGTGACTTTGGAGGCAGGACATGACAGGCATCACACGCCACCTTAAGGGAGAGGCCCCGCTAGTGCATCTCCTGCCCAGGACAAGCTGGGCTGTGTGACTcagctgcagccccctccctaccccctcTCTCACCTCCACTCATTACCAGCTGCCAGATCTGCCTGCTGTGACCCACGAAAACGTCTGGGAGAAGCAGTTTGCATAGGACAAAGGCCCCCTCTGTCTCGCTCTCCCGCCCCAGATGCTGAAGCTAGTTTGGCAGTGCCCCTGTGGAGATGATGTGAGGAGGGCTCCCCCATGGCACAGCTCACCCTGCAATCCATGCTCCTCTTCTCCAAAATCAACCCCACCCCATCACTCATTCCCCACCCCAACTTCCTCCCACATCTAGCCTCTTTCCTTCCCCTAAATCAAACCCCTCCAAAGGTGTCTCATCTCCAAATCAGGCCCTCCAACAAAAACCAAGTTAGTctccccctggccctccccaccAACCTGCTAGGAGCTGGGTCAGACTTAgggatggaggaggcagctgctgctgctgccacccagcCAAACCCAGCCTTACGTTGGCTGGACAGGAATGGAGAAAGCTGGAGGCTGAGGCTAAGAGTCAGAGTAGGCAGGTCTCCCTTGCATCCCACAgctggtgctggaggggagaGACACAGTCTGCGGGGAATACACCTAGGCAGAGCACCGATACCCCTTCATTTAAGACCCTCTCCAGTGAGCTAGGaccacagcaccctctgctgggcTGAGGGGTAATGCAGTGACCCCGTTCTGCAAACCCAGACCAAATCCCTTGTTTTGCTGTGAACCCTCTCCAAGTGAGAGGGGCCCATGCGATCCCAAAGCAAGAAGAGAGAATTCCTGCTCTCCGGGCACAGTCTGGGGCAGCACAGCGAGCCAAGGCGCAGCAAAGGAATGACACCCACAGAAACATTCTAAGATGTCCTTTTATTAAAATGTGCGTCACTGTTTTGTGTGGCGGCGTCCTTTGCGGTTCTCCAGCTGTCAGAGAGTTTCGGGTGACCAGCTCGGTGGTCTCAGCACTCGAGCCCAACTTGGGGGAACCGTTAGGTGGTCCGTGGCCTCCCGTTCCCGCCCATGGCAATGTAAACGTCAATAGGAACGTTGGGCAGGGTCAGGCAGTGGCACCCGGGGCATCTTCTCAGCTGCCTGCGCAACGAGAGAGAGGGGTTAGTCCTGTTTCCCAGGAGGGCTGTGCAAAGCCACAGATTGAGCCCCTCAGCGTCACAGGTGCATGGTTGAATATCCCGCTGCCATGAGGGGTGCAGATCCCAAGAGTCGTAGGGCAGCTGCCCAGGGATCAGAGCCCATCTGGCTAGTTGAACATACTCCACAAAGGGTCCTTCAGTGCTCTTGTCCTCCTCCAGCTTTACGCAGGGAGGGAAGATTTAGGAGGATAAATTTCTTCCccccatatccagcttctctgtCAGCTGCTAGCAGCCTGGAGAAGTAATTGAAGGCCACTCTGGAATTTTCTGCCTTAGGAGTCTTCTGGGAGAAAAAggaactcccccctccccaatgctCCCCTTAACAAGGGCCCTGAATGCAGAAGTCAGCCCTAGCTGGGACGCAGGTCCTGCACAGAGACCATGTGCCTGAAGAGATAACAACTAAGGGGTCAAGGCCAAGCCCTGATGGTTGGCAATCAGTGGGAGGAGGCCAGCGCTGGGTAGTAATGAGAGAGCCTCTTCCAGGCGGCGATCTCAGCATGGTGAGGGCCCTCAGCCCAGAAATGCCCAACCTGGGCCATGTCCTCAATATTATAAACTAGTAAGAGGCAAAGTGCACAGTAGAGTCATAGATGTGTTAAGGGTTCCAGTGGAACTGCTTGTTTCCATAGAGATGGGGTGCTAATTACAGTATTGGTGTTGGCCAGTGATTAGAGACCTGGCCAGTAGAGAAGAGGGTTTCAGTCATGCTCAGTCTGTTGGGTTTACAGACCGAGCCAggcaaaaaaaattgcacaacAATTTTTTGGTGCTAAATGCCGCTCCTGTGACACTGAACTATTTTGTGACTCCCGGTGGATTTCATCCCAGTGCCGGAGTGGGAAGAAATAGAAACCATTTCAAACAAACCCAGccgttttgttttgacattttctaagtgAAAAGGTTTAAACTTTTCAGTTCAAAACCACTTTTCTCTTCAAAATGtcctgtaattttattttaaatgatcacACCTGGTAAAATAGGGTCAGTATCAAAACAAAACTtcttgtttgacccaaaacagtttgttttttactttgtgGAATTACCAGCAAAGCAGAAAATCGGTTCTGCGCCCAGTTCTCTTTATAAAACGGACCCTCTGGCCCACATACCCCTCACTAACCCAGCAGCCCCTGCCCGATATGtcccccactctgctcctcgCTCTAGCTGAGCATCTTGAGCCTGCTCCTCCTTGCAGCTCTCCGCTTGCTGCAGCCTATAGAGGCCAATGTACTGTAGCCCCAATTCTCCCAGAGGCACCAATTACGGCAGGGGGTGGGTTTGATTTTGCCCTTGTCCGATCAGCTATaacaaggggagaggcagggccagaaATTGCACCAGAAGGCAGTGCAGCAGCAAGCAAGCAAACCTTGAGGTACAAGGCTTGTGCCCCTAGGGAGAGCTAGAGGGTACAGCCCTGTTACAGCGCAGGGAGGTCTGGCTTGGAGTTAATTACAGGGAGGTGCCTTGGCGTCAATAGAAGTGTCTGACTCCCCCGCCTTCGCTCTGTGATGGAGGGGAGGCAGCAAACCGCTTTCctcattttgactttatttgaGGCCCCTGCCTCAGCCTCATTGTACAGGATTCAGCCCATAGTTGCCTAAAGTCATCCCTGGGGCCAAATCAGATGCCAACAAACTCTTCTGACCAACAGGCTCTGAGTCTGGCTGCATATTCCAAGCTAGGCTGTGTGACAGCCTCAGCGTCTGGTGCCGCCCGGAATGGTTTCGCCAGCTGACAGCCATCCTAACCCTATGCCACAGGAAGCAGGTGTTGGGGGAGGCAagtttccttccccttcccttggGCACAGGGTGTGGAACTTGCTGGGACACTGAACTGGGGCAAGATGACTACAGCAGCAGCTTTCATCATCCCCCAAAGCCTGATTTGTAGAGCTCACACGCCAGGGTGGGCCTGGAGAAAGAGGGGTGCAGTTCCACCGGTTCCTGAACACAGCCCTGCGAGGCCTCAGCCCTCTGGGCTCATCCTTGGCCCTTTACAGAAGCCCAGCGTGTTCTGAGTGAAATGGGCTGGTgagccggccctggcaggaggtgcagagattagcaaaaggggagagaagagaccaCGGCTCCTATTCACTCTGCCCTGTAAAACAGGCACAAAGGGGAAACTTGGGAAGATTAGAAGGGCAACACACCTATTTCTAAGGGTTGAAAGCTTCACTTTCCCAGGAGAATTTGCTGCTGTAAGACATGGATGCAGGAGACCATCCCAAAGGAGGGCCGTTCATAGCAACATCTAAGCACAGCAGCTGCCATTACAGCATCAAGAAGGTGGTTTAGAAAGTGCATCAGtgctcatgcttcagagcataatGTGATTGCTAACTGGGGTCAGGAAGTAAGCATCCCACTCCCCCTGTATCGCTCTGGAGGGTGTCTGCCTTCTTCCCAAGCACTGGGCACCAGCTGACTCATTTGCTGTGCTTAGCAATGACAGCTGATGCAGCTGCCCTCACCTTGCTGCAGTGTGCTCAGTGGCAACTGGCTCCTGGGTCTCTGGAGCAGCTGCCAGGCTGGGAGAATCTCCTGCCTCTATGGGGAATCTCCGAGCTTGTGGGGTCTCCTGGGAGCTCATGTCCTAGCCCCAGACCTGTCTGAGTAAAAAAAGGACCAAGGTCAGAGTCTGTGTGACTGGGCACGGTGAGCCCATGATTTCaggcccacccctgccccaagctgCCACCCCCTTCTCTGGCCTAGGCTCACCTCTTGAAGGCTCAAGAGAGTTCCCAGGAATAAACCTGGCAGCCGACAATGCCTAGTGCAAAGGGCAAGATGTGATGGGGGCCAGTGGGAGGCACGGAGGCTGTTACATTGTGACACGGAAGGGCTGCTCTGACATCACAGCACAGCCCGTGAGTGGCAGGGTACGACCTTCTCCCAGGCACGAGACTCGGGCCCAGGCCTTCTTGCTGATGATTTAGTATTTGGACTGCAGTGgcagctaggagccccagtcctggaccttgtgcaaggcactgtacaaatacagagcaaAAAGCTAGACCCCGCCTCcctgagcttacaatctaagtataacaCGAGACACGACCAATGGGGGAGCACGAGAAAACCATGAGACAATGCTGGTCAGCATGAGGGGCATCAACACAAAAGACTGACCTAGTTCACATCTAGGGCTAGTCTTGGGTCAAAGCCCCACCGTGC
Above is a genomic segment from Chelonoidis abingdonii isolate Lonesome George chromosome 25, CheloAbing_2.0, whole genome shotgun sequence containing:
- the FAM229A gene encoding protein FAM229A, encoding MSSQETPQARRFPIEAGDSPSLAAAPETQEPVATEHTAARQLRRCPGCHCLTLPNVPIDVYIAMGGNGRPRTT